One stretch of Xanthomonas sp. DAR 35659 DNA includes these proteins:
- a CDS encoding tyrosine-type recombinase/integrase, producing the protein MLTDAALRNLKPKAKPYKASDRDGLYVTVLPSGTVTFRYDYRLNGRRETLTLGRYGAGGISLAMARELLLEARKSVQAGISPAIEKQRAKRRVTAIKTFGAAMDAWLANARLADSTRAMRKHIIDRDILPVFRNRLLTEIQADDLRALCNKVKERGAPATAVQIRDIVKQVYVYAIAQGEKVENPTDSVSASSIATFTPKDRALSPLEIRLMLQQLEAVATYPTIRLALRLVLLTLVRKSELIHATWDEVDFERKTWTIPKARMKGRNPHVVYLSKQALDIFVTLHACAAGSRFVFPSRYDAERCMSNATLNRVTQLIVEEARSKGLPLQPFTVHDLRRTGSTLLNEIGFNRDWIEKCLAHEDGRSSRSVYNKAEYAEQRRHMLQEWANLVGAWEEGKDYVPTLIPRNVVVPGLSAVA; encoded by the coding sequence ATGCTGACCGATGCTGCGCTACGAAATTTGAAGCCCAAGGCCAAGCCCTACAAGGCTTCCGACCGTGATGGGCTTTACGTGACGGTACTGCCGAGTGGTACCGTCACCTTCCGCTACGACTACCGGCTCAATGGCCGCCGCGAGACCTTGACCCTGGGGCGCTACGGCGCTGGCGGTATCTCGCTGGCGATGGCGCGCGAACTGCTGCTGGAGGCGCGTAAATCGGTCCAGGCAGGCATCTCTCCCGCGATCGAGAAGCAGCGGGCCAAGCGGCGGGTTACCGCCATCAAGACCTTTGGGGCGGCGATGGATGCGTGGTTGGCCAATGCGAGGTTGGCCGACAGCACGCGCGCCATGCGCAAGCACATCATTGACCGAGACATCCTGCCGGTCTTCCGCAACCGCCTGCTGACCGAGATCCAGGCGGATGACCTGCGGGCTCTGTGCAACAAGGTCAAGGAGCGTGGTGCGCCGGCGACGGCGGTCCAGATCCGCGACATCGTCAAGCAGGTCTATGTCTATGCCATCGCCCAGGGCGAGAAGGTAGAGAACCCGACGGATAGCGTCAGCGCTTCATCGATCGCCACCTTCACGCCGAAGGACCGCGCCTTGTCGCCGCTGGAGATCCGGCTGATGCTGCAACAACTGGAAGCGGTGGCGACCTATCCGACGATCAGGCTGGCGTTGCGCCTGGTTCTCCTGACGCTGGTTCGCAAGAGCGAACTGATCCATGCCACCTGGGACGAAGTGGATTTCGAGCGGAAGACCTGGACGATTCCCAAGGCGCGGATGAAGGGGCGCAATCCGCACGTGGTCTACCTGTCGAAGCAGGCGCTCGACATCTTCGTGACGTTGCATGCGTGCGCAGCGGGTTCGAGGTTCGTTTTCCCGTCTCGCTACGATGCAGAGCGCTGCATGTCCAACGCTACGTTGAATCGGGTGACACAACTCATCGTCGAAGAAGCCAGGAGCAAGGGCCTGCCGCTGCAGCCGTTCACCGTTCACGACCTTCGACGGACAGGTTCGACGCTGTTGAACGAGATCGGATTCAACCGCGACTGGATCGAGAAGTGCCTTGCGCACGAGGATGGGCGCTCGTCGCGATCCGTCTACAACAAGGCCGAGTACGCAGAGCAGCGGCGGCACATGCTGCAGGAGTGGGCCAACCTGGTCGGTGCCTGGGAGGAAGGAAAGGACTACGTTCCGACGCTGATTCCAAGGAACGTGGTCGTACCCGGACTGAGCGCGGTGGCATGA
- a CDS encoding helix-turn-helix transcriptional regulator encodes MEYTFTLKYQLADEDRDTDALVERLGEAGCDDALVGIGQPGRLALEFNREAVDAGEAVRSALADVRAAVPSARLIEVAPDLVGLTDVAEIVGVSRQNMRKLMLAYPGSFPAPVHEGSTSIWHLADVLAWLQARGGYALTEDVLDVARVAMQANVAKERLRLPKAAAKELETLVG; translated from the coding sequence ATGGAATACACCTTCACCCTGAAGTACCAACTGGCTGACGAGGACCGCGACACCGATGCGCTGGTCGAGCGCTTGGGCGAGGCCGGCTGCGACGATGCGCTGGTCGGCATTGGGCAGCCGGGGCGCCTGGCGCTGGAGTTCAACCGCGAGGCGGTCGATGCCGGGGAAGCTGTGCGCAGCGCATTGGCTGACGTACGCGCGGCGGTGCCTTCGGCACGCCTGATAGAGGTGGCGCCGGACCTGGTGGGGTTGACCGACGTGGCCGAGATCGTGGGCGTGTCGCGGCAGAACATGCGCAAGCTGATGCTCGCGTATCCCGGGAGTTTCCCAGCGCCGGTGCATGAGGGCAGCACGTCGATCTGGCATCTGGCCGACGTGCTGGCCTGGCTGCAGGCTCGGGGAGGTTATGCGCTGACGGAGGATGTGCTGGACGTGGCGCGCGTGGCCATGCAGGCCAATGTGGCGAAGGAGCGTCTGCGGCTGCCGAAGGCGGCGGCCAAGGAACTGGAGACCTTGGTCGGATGA
- a CDS encoding helix-turn-helix transcriptional regulator — protein MEQRSQTPVEDSNTAQPLPVPGTHAYEALPQFPQRGTLPFRRTIRRHELHQMVPLAETTIYEMERRGEFPRRFNLTPRCVVWDLAEVEAWIEQRKQAARTGIVKPDVRQRKTRPVRAGSEKI, from the coding sequence GTGGAACAAAGATCACAGACACCGGTTGAGGACAGCAACACAGCCCAGCCCCTGCCCGTCCCGGGCACGCACGCCTACGAGGCACTGCCGCAGTTCCCCCAGCGCGGCACCCTTCCCTTTCGCCGCACCATCCGACGTCACGAACTACATCAGATGGTGCCGCTGGCCGAAACGACGATCTACGAAATGGAGCGCCGGGGCGAGTTCCCGCGGCGCTTCAACCTCACGCCGCGGTGTGTCGTATGGGATCTGGCCGAAGTGGAAGCGTGGATCGAGCAACGCAAGCAGGCCGCTCGCACTGGCATAGTCAAACCAGACGTCCGCCAACGAAAAACCCGCCCTGTCCGGGCGGGTTCGGAAAAGATCTAG
- the ilvD gene encoding dihydroxy-acid dehydratase — translation MPYNTRSKNITQGVSRSPNRSMYYAMGYEKSDFEKPMIGIANGHSTITPCNAGLQRLADAAIKAVRDAGGNPQVFGTPTISDGMSMGTEGMKYSLISREVIADSIETCVQGQWMDGIMAIGGCDKNMPGGMIAMARTNVPAIYVYGGTIKPGRWKNQDLTIVSSFEAVGELMAGRMSEEDFDGIERNACPSTGSCGGMYTANTMSSSFEALGMSLLYSSTMANPDEEKIASTVASARALVNAVKLDIKPRDIITRDSIENAVSLIMATGGSTNAVLHYLAIAHAADVHWTLDDFERVRRKVPVICNLKPSGQYVATDLHRAGGVPQVLKMLLEAGLLHGHCLTITGRSLAEELAAVPAQPGADQNVILPFHLPLYAQGHLAILKGNLAPMGAVAKISGLKVPAITGPARVFDDEGSAMQAILDDRIQAGDVLVLRYLGPKGGPGMPEMLAPTSALVGKGLGESVGLITDGRFSGGTWGMVVGHVEPEAFVGGTIALVEEGDSITIDAQRQLLQLNVDEAHLQERRARWNPPEPRYSRGVLAKFAQLAMPASRGACTG, via the coding sequence ATGCCGTACAACACGCGCTCTAAGAATATTACCCAAGGCGTATCACGCTCACCCAATCGTTCGATGTATTACGCGATGGGCTATGAAAAATCCGATTTCGAAAAGCCGATGATCGGTATAGCGAATGGTCATTCGACCATCACGCCCTGCAATGCCGGTCTCCAGCGTCTCGCAGACGCAGCGATCAAGGCGGTTCGCGATGCAGGCGGTAATCCTCAGGTATTCGGCACTCCCACCATTTCCGATGGGATGTCCATGGGAACCGAGGGCATGAAGTATTCGTTGATATCCCGGGAAGTAATCGCGGACAGCATCGAAACTTGTGTGCAAGGTCAATGGATGGATGGCATCATGGCGATTGGAGGGTGCGACAAGAACATGCCAGGCGGCATGATAGCCATGGCCCGCACCAATGTTCCGGCGATTTATGTTTATGGTGGCACGATAAAGCCGGGGCGCTGGAAAAATCAGGACTTGACCATCGTTTCGTCCTTCGAGGCAGTCGGTGAACTCATGGCCGGCCGCATGAGCGAAGAGGATTTCGACGGGATAGAGCGCAACGCTTGTCCCAGCACTGGCTCATGCGGAGGAATGTATACGGCCAACACCATGAGTTCGTCCTTCGAGGCCTTGGGCATGTCCCTGCTGTACTCATCGACCATGGCCAACCCCGACGAAGAAAAGATTGCCAGTACGGTGGCGTCGGCAAGGGCGTTGGTAAACGCCGTGAAGCTTGACATTAAACCCCGTGACATCATTACGCGCGATTCGATCGAAAATGCGGTCTCGCTGATCATGGCCACAGGCGGTTCAACCAATGCGGTCCTGCACTACTTGGCTATAGCTCACGCTGCTGACGTGCACTGGACATTGGATGACTTCGAAAGAGTCCGGCGCAAAGTTCCGGTCATCTGCAATCTCAAACCTTCTGGACAGTATGTAGCCACCGACCTGCACCGGGCCGGAGGTGTCCCACAGGTGCTCAAGATGCTGCTTGAAGCGGGGCTGCTGCATGGTCACTGCCTCACGATCACTGGACGTAGCCTGGCAGAAGAGCTGGCAGCCGTTCCTGCTCAGCCGGGAGCCGATCAGAACGTAATTCTGCCGTTTCACCTACCGCTCTACGCCCAAGGTCACCTGGCGATCCTCAAAGGCAACCTTGCCCCCATGGGCGCCGTCGCCAAAATCAGTGGGCTAAAGGTCCCGGCCATCACCGGTCCGGCGCGCGTCTTCGATGATGAAGGCAGTGCTATGCAGGCGATCCTCGATGACCGCATCCAAGCCGGTGACGTGCTCGTATTGCGCTACCTGGGACCTAAGGGCGGACCAGGCATGCCTGAAATGCTGGCACCGACCTCTGCACTGGTTGGTAAGGGTTTAGGAGAGAGCGTTGGCCTCATCACCGACGGACGATTCTCCGGCGGTACGTGGGGCATGGTGGTCGGGCACGTCGAACCCGAAGCTTTCGTGGGCGGAACCATTGCTTTGGTTGAGGAGGGCGACTCCATCACCATTGATGCCCAACGCCAGTTGCTGCAGCTGAATGTAGACGAGGCTCATCTGCAAGAGCGAAGGGCCCGCTGGAACCCACCGGAGCCCCGCTATAGCAGAGGTGTGCTAGCAAAGTTTGCTCAGCTGGCGATGCCCGCATCCAGAGGCGCATGCACTGGATAG
- a CDS encoding TonB-dependent siderophore receptor: protein MRNLKDAEGLQWQIGMRAMRSAPPGLDGSTRSARRMAPRSVLSSAVAAVAFASAQGACAAGPAQPQEATLPAVSVTGRADAATTDGTGSYTTGETGAATRLPLSLKETPQSVTVITRQRMDDQQLNSVQGVLESTTGIAAYQSDSERTSFYSRGLLINNVQYDGIPTVIGNTVNGSGIGALDTAFYDRVEVVRCGSGLLTGTGNPSAAINLVRKRPSRDVSASASLGAGSWDTYRGMADVSTPLTADGRIRARLVGTSQDGHSYIDGYKPKRKAAYGIVEADLTAATTVSLGYDYQDITPKGATWGGLPLWFSDGTQVDYPRSKSYGQDWSHFDNTLKTGFAEIEHRFDNGWNLRAIANQYRTETDAELITLGGRPDRATGLGMFPAGAYPVALASQGRSRQNSFDVMASGQFDLLGRQHDLVIGATDSHRTASQEDVAPFPAGFMPVNVYTLRPATPRPDFGAMAWIPTRTRIKQSGVYSAARFSLADPLKLIIGGRFSNYEIDDTAGGTAVHYKKRGEFTPYAGLVYDINTTYSAYASYTGIFNPQTDYRDSNGNVLTPSKGKTKEIGLKGAYLDGRLNTTVALFETELDNAAQMVPGTLTPSGALAYRGADGTKSRGIELDVQGELARGWNVYAGVSHFSAHDGDDVRLNSQLPRTNAQLFTTYQLPGTWNQWTLGAGAKWQSRFYQAPNTGTSSLGGQQSPYALVSLMARYAITKKTNVAINVNNVFDKKYALQKGDFDTVSYGAPRNVMVTLDYRY from the coding sequence ATGCGCAATCTCAAGGATGCTGAAGGGCTCCAGTGGCAAATCGGTATGCGTGCCATGCGCTCCGCCCCTCCCGGACTGGATGGGTCCACCCGGAGCGCCCGCAGGATGGCCCCCCGCAGCGTGCTGAGCTCGGCAGTCGCGGCGGTCGCTTTCGCCAGCGCGCAGGGCGCATGCGCAGCCGGGCCTGCGCAGCCGCAGGAGGCCACCCTTCCGGCCGTCTCCGTCACGGGTCGGGCGGATGCAGCGACCACAGATGGCACAGGCTCCTACACCACCGGCGAGACGGGGGCAGCCACGCGCCTGCCGCTGTCGCTCAAGGAGACGCCGCAGTCGGTCACGGTGATCACCCGCCAGCGCATGGACGATCAGCAATTGAATTCGGTGCAGGGCGTGCTGGAAAGCACCACCGGCATCGCCGCGTACCAATCCGACAGCGAACGCACCAGCTTCTATTCGCGCGGCTTGCTGATCAACAACGTCCAGTACGACGGCATTCCCACGGTGATCGGCAACACCGTCAATGGCAGCGGCATCGGTGCGCTCGACACAGCGTTCTACGACCGCGTCGAGGTCGTGCGCTGCGGCTCGGGTTTGCTGACCGGCACCGGCAATCCGTCGGCTGCCATCAATCTGGTACGCAAGCGCCCGAGCCGTGACGTCTCGGCGTCCGCCTCGCTGGGTGCCGGGAGCTGGGATACCTATCGGGGCATGGCCGACGTTTCCACGCCGTTGACCGCCGACGGCCGCATTCGCGCACGCCTTGTGGGAACGTCTCAGGACGGCCACTCATACATCGATGGCTACAAGCCGAAAAGGAAGGCCGCCTACGGTATCGTCGAGGCCGACCTGACCGCGGCCACGACCGTGAGCTTGGGGTACGACTACCAGGACATCACGCCGAAAGGGGCCACCTGGGGCGGCTTGCCGCTGTGGTTCAGCGATGGCACGCAGGTGGACTATCCACGTTCCAAAAGCTATGGCCAAGACTGGAGCCACTTCGACAATACGCTCAAGACGGGATTTGCCGAGATCGAGCACCGCTTTGACAACGGCTGGAACCTCCGGGCCATTGCCAACCAATACCGCACCGAAACCGATGCAGAACTGATCACCTTGGGCGGCCGCCCCGATCGCGCCACCGGGCTGGGCATGTTTCCCGCCGGCGCTTATCCGGTCGCGCTGGCATCGCAGGGGCGTAGCCGTCAGAACAGCTTCGATGTCATGGCCAGCGGCCAGTTCGATCTGCTGGGCCGCCAGCACGACCTGGTAATTGGCGCGACGGACTCGCATCGCACGGCCAGCCAGGAGGATGTGGCGCCCTTCCCGGCGGGCTTCATGCCGGTGAACGTCTATACGCTGCGCCCAGCCACTCCCCGGCCCGACTTCGGTGCGATGGCTTGGATTCCGACTCGCACCCGAATCAAGCAGAGCGGTGTCTATAGCGCAGCGCGGTTTTCGCTGGCTGATCCACTGAAACTGATCATCGGCGGGCGTTTCAGCAACTATGAAATCGACGACACCGCTGGTGGTACGGCGGTGCACTACAAAAAGCGCGGCGAATTCACTCCGTACGCCGGGCTGGTCTATGACATCAACACCACCTATTCGGCCTACGCCAGCTACACCGGCATCTTCAATCCACAAACCGACTACCGGGACAGCAACGGCAACGTGCTCACCCCATCCAAGGGAAAGACCAAGGAAATCGGCCTCAAAGGCGCCTACCTGGACGGACGCCTGAATACCACGGTGGCCTTGTTCGAGACGGAACTGGATAACGCAGCACAGATGGTCCCCGGCACCCTTACCCCGAGCGGGGCCCTTGCCTACAGAGGCGCGGACGGGACGAAGTCGCGCGGGATCGAACTGGATGTGCAGGGCGAACTGGCGCGTGGCTGGAACGTTTACGCAGGCGTCTCCCACTTCTCGGCACATGATGGCGATGACGTCCGCCTTAATTCGCAACTGCCGCGCACCAACGCGCAGCTTTTCACCACCTACCAATTGCCGGGAACATGGAACCAGTGGACGCTGGGTGCCGGCGCCAAATGGCAAAGCCGCTTCTACCAGGCTCCCAATACAGGCACCAGTTCGCTAGGAGGGCAGCAAAGCCCATATGCCCTGGTATCGCTAATGGCTCGCTACGCCATCACGAAGAAGACCAACGTGGCGATCAACGTCAATAACGTGTTCGACAAGAAATACGCGCTGCAGAAGGGCGATTTCGACACGGTGAGCTACGGCGCCCCGCGCAACGTGATGGTGACGCTGGACTACAGGTATTGA
- a CDS encoding Fur family transcriptional regulator, which translates to MIAAFGNKSQASGRYKMKHAAEAGAEIGIQASSLEQRLVARKLRPTIARISVLSALARAAPGCLDANQMYRALCRQFDSLTPGSIYKALNDLWTAGLIVRTEGARGRAFYATKPDALDAGYMTLRCHCGARLVFIEDLMLRKYLQSVAGEEGFALDAEPAFTITATCAKCRQLRKEGRRGADPVTARLRRQA; encoded by the coding sequence ATGATCGCAGCGTTCGGCAACAAGAGCCAGGCTTCAGGCAGATACAAAATGAAGCACGCTGCAGAAGCCGGAGCCGAGATCGGCATACAGGCGTCGTCTCTGGAGCAACGCCTGGTGGCGCGCAAACTGAGGCCAACGATTGCTCGGATCAGTGTATTGAGCGCGTTGGCCAGAGCGGCGCCGGGTTGCCTCGATGCCAACCAGATGTATCGCGCCCTCTGCAGGCAATTCGACAGCCTGACGCCGGGATCGATCTACAAGGCGTTGAATGATCTATGGACTGCCGGGTTAATTGTTCGCACGGAAGGGGCACGCGGGCGCGCGTTCTATGCCACCAAACCCGACGCGCTGGATGCCGGCTACATGACACTGCGCTGCCATTGCGGCGCGCGACTGGTCTTCATTGAAGACCTGATGCTGCGTAAATACCTGCAATCGGTGGCGGGCGAAGAGGGCTTCGCTCTCGACGCGGAGCCCGCCTTCACAATCACTGCGACCTGTGCGAAATGTCGGCAACTGCGCAAGGAAGGACGACGCGGCGCCGATCCCGTCACGGCGAGGTTGCGTCGGCAAGCGTGA
- a CDS encoding AraC family transcriptional regulator — translation MSRLAINDVYAPTDIDSVPRDVVALSATSVAKDWENARHHHHKAQLIYSVRGILNCEVEEGVWIVPPQCAIWIPGDLPHSARGSGETEIYCLFVEPDAAPDLPKSCCTISVSPLLRELLLKAAGFPELYALGGREARLIATLLDELVEAPVEDLHLPMPRDPRLRRLAEMMLTDPTDKTPKADWATRIGMSERSMSRLLQHEIGMSFGRWRRQLHVILALQRLTKGDSVQTVALELGYENSSGFVTMFRKAVGKPPARYLADRTNGAEPASVPAITLADATSP, via the coding sequence ATGTCAAGGCTTGCCATCAACGATGTATATGCGCCCACGGACATCGACAGCGTTCCCCGAGACGTCGTTGCCCTCAGCGCCACATCAGTGGCGAAGGACTGGGAAAACGCAAGGCACCACCATCACAAGGCCCAGCTGATCTATTCCGTTCGGGGGATCCTCAACTGCGAAGTCGAAGAAGGCGTCTGGATCGTGCCTCCACAGTGCGCGATATGGATCCCCGGAGACCTGCCACACTCGGCACGAGGGTCCGGCGAAACCGAAATCTATTGCCTGTTCGTCGAACCCGATGCAGCACCGGATCTCCCTAAATCCTGCTGCACGATCTCAGTCTCGCCATTGCTGCGCGAACTGCTATTGAAGGCGGCCGGCTTTCCTGAGCTGTACGCGCTGGGCGGGCGGGAAGCCCGATTGATCGCGACATTGCTCGACGAGTTGGTGGAGGCGCCGGTGGAGGACCTGCACCTGCCCATGCCGCGCGACCCCCGATTGCGCCGCCTCGCGGAAATGATGCTGACCGACCCCACGGACAAGACCCCGAAGGCCGATTGGGCCACCCGGATTGGCATGAGCGAACGGAGCATGAGCCGCCTGCTGCAGCACGAAATTGGAATGAGCTTCGGACGCTGGCGCCGGCAACTGCACGTCATCCTCGCGCTTCAACGATTGACCAAGGGCGATAGTGTGCAGACGGTGGCATTGGAACTGGGGTACGAAAACTCCAGCGGGTTCGTCACCATGTTCCGCAAGGCGGTGGGCAAGCCACCGGCACGCTATCTCGCGGACCGAACGAACGGCGCGGAGCCTGCTTCCGTGCCCGCCATCACGCTTGCCGACGCAACCTCGCCGTGA
- a CDS encoding ATPase, which translates to MNEKSHVSLEQHVCLVCGSAFETGSLLLDKRLRASMERHTRTGWGLCPEHRKFADDGFVALIECDPERSALATNAERLKPEHAYRTGHVAHLRREVFAQLFDVPLESCQDCVFVEVGLIDQLQSLLKREAT; encoded by the coding sequence ATGAACGAGAAATCGCACGTTTCGCTGGAACAACACGTCTGCCTGGTCTGTGGCAGCGCGTTCGAGACTGGCTCCCTCCTGCTGGACAAGCGCCTGCGCGCCAGCATGGAGCGTCACACGAGGACGGGCTGGGGGCTGTGTCCCGAGCACCGGAAGTTCGCCGACGATGGCTTCGTCGCGTTGATCGAGTGTGATCCTGAGCGCAGCGCGTTGGCGACCAATGCAGAGCGCCTGAAGCCGGAGCATGCGTACCGGACAGGGCACGTGGCGCATCTACGGCGAGAGGTGTTCGCGCAGCTGTTCGACGTGCCCTTGGAGTCCTGCCAGGACTGCGTATTCGTCGAGGTCGGGCTGATCGATCAGTTGCAGTCGCTGCTGAAGCGCGAAGCCACCTGA
- a CDS encoding DUF6500 family protein, which yields MEAAEWWIRTHQFDHFEKATKIRAVVAKLGIR from the coding sequence ATGGAAGCTGCCGAGTGGTGGATAAGAACCCATCAGTTCGATCACTTCGAGAAAGCAACGAAGATCCGAGCCGTGGTCGCTAAGTTAGGCATACGTTAG
- a CDS encoding IS3 family transposase (programmed frameshift) gives MTRHTEAVEVVVKDQRRRRWSLAEKAALVRRTYEPGMSVSLVARQEGVSAGLLFQWRKLEREGALTAVSAGEAVVPASELAAARAEIAKLQRVLGKKTLENEILKEAVEYGRRKKVDCALALVARGRPVKTVCRTMGLARSHVRDLLVRDDAWTDGRRYRTPCGDAQLLAELRQEIAQLPSYGYRRACALVNRQRAAQGAPRVNAKRVYRVMAGAGLLLPKAPRRRQSARTHEGRVAVSRSDLRWCSDGLEIQCDSGQTVTATFTKDCCDREVMAWRAWEGKGLPGEPVREMLIEAVERRFGAVEAVPAGQALEFLSDNGGAYIAAETRALACALGLKPINTPVCSPQSNGIAESFVNTFKRDYVARMDLRDARTVLAQLPAAFEHFNEVHPHSSLKMRSPREFRWQQAARVRLAPSMDQSLYCE, from the exons ATGACTAGGCATACGGAGGCAGTAGAGGTAGTGGTGAAGGACCAGCGCCGCAGGCGCTGGTCCCTGGCTGAGAAAGCGGCCCTGGTGCGGCGCACTTACGAGCCGGGCATGAGCGTGTCGCTGGTGGCCCGCCAGGAAGGTGTCTCGGCGGGACTGCTGTTCCAATGGCGCAAGCTCGAACGCGAGGGAGCGTTGACGGCCGTGTCTGCAGGTGAGGCGGTGGTGCCGGCATCGGAGCTGGCGGCGGCCCGGGCAGAGATCGCCAAGCTCCAGCGCGTGCTCGGCAAGAAGACCCTGGAGAACGAAATCCTCAAGGAAGCCGTGGAGTACG GCCGCCGAAAAAAAGTGGATTGCGCGCTCGCCCTTGTTGCCCGGGGACGACCAGTGAAGACGGTCTGCCGGACGATGGGACTGGCGCGCTCGCATGTGCGTGACCTGCTGGTGCGCGATGACGCATGGACCGATGGCCGCAGGTACCGCACGCCCTGCGGTGATGCCCAACTGCTCGCAGAGCTACGCCAGGAGATTGCGCAGTTGCCCAGCTACGGCTACCGGCGTGCCTGTGCCCTGGTCAATCGCCAGCGCGCTGCGCAGGGCGCGCCCAGGGTCAATGCCAAGCGCGTCTATCGCGTGATGGCAGGCGCTGGCCTGCTGCTGCCCAAGGCCCCCAGGCGCAGGCAGTCCGCTCGCACGCATGAGGGCCGAGTGGCGGTCTCGCGCAGCGACTTGCGGTGGTGCTCCGACGGTCTGGAAATCCAGTGCGACTCCGGCCAGACCGTGACGGCCACCTTCACGAAAGACTGCTGCGACCGCGAGGTCATGGCCTGGAGGGCCTGGGAAGGCAAGGGGCTACCTGGTGAGCCGGTACGCGAGATGCTCATCGAAGCTGTCGAGCGCCGCTTCGGCGCGGTGGAGGCGGTGCCGGCAGGCCAGGCGCTGGAGTTCCTGAGCGACAACGGCGGGGCCTACATCGCCGCCGAAACGAGGGCGCTGGCATGCGCGCTGGGCCTGAAGCCCATCAACACGCCCGTATGCAGCCCACAGAGCAACGGCATTGCCGAGAGCTTCGTCAACACCTTCAAACGAGACTACGTGGCCCGCATGGACCTGCGTGACGCCCGGACGGTGCTGGCACAGCTACCGGCGGCCTTCGAGCACTTCAACGAGGTGCATCCGCACTCGTCGCTGAAAATGCGCTCGCCTCGGGAGTTTAGGTGGCAACAGGCCGCCCGGGTGCGACTGGCACCATCGATGGACCAGTCGCTTTATTGCGAATAG
- a CDS encoding DUF6500 family protein — protein sequence MRQDTVDDKISLIRPSLQKKMLEVCDRKIADKGCNVGLSFYAFFANKNDDPVR from the coding sequence ATGAGACAGGATACGGTGGACGATAAAATTTCACTCATCAGGCCATCTTTGCAAAAGAAGATGTTGGAAGTGTGTGACCGAAAGATCGCGGACAAGGGATGCAACGTTGGCCTGTCTTTCTACGCCTTCTTTGCCAACAAGAACGACGACCCTGTGAGATAG
- a CDS encoding M24 family metallopeptidase, producing MTTEKIDVPDRREATGTKFSLNSMQFARGQSWNAVTRMAEGIRPGMTEQQAQEHAKGVLHQMGMDRIWHPIIIRFGEATLATFRERTDPTRVLGEQDIFFVDIGPVWQGHEGDAGDTFVVGDDPEMHACAQAARALWHEVAEHWRLHKTSGQALYAYAAERAEAMGWRLNQDIKGHRVCDFPHAIYKAGNLGDFGLCPATGLWILEIQIAHPSRPFGAFYEDLLSEDEPR from the coding sequence ATGACAACCGAAAAAATTGATGTTCCAGACCGGCGAGAAGCTACCGGCACAAAATTCTCCCTGAATAGCATGCAGTTCGCGCGCGGTCAGTCCTGGAACGCCGTCACTCGGATGGCCGAGGGCATACGCCCCGGCATGACCGAGCAGCAGGCTCAGGAACACGCCAAAGGGGTGCTCCACCAAATGGGCATGGACCGCATCTGGCATCCCATCATCATCCGCTTTGGAGAAGCAACACTCGCCACATTCAGGGAGCGCACGGACCCTACGCGTGTTCTCGGCGAGCAAGACATCTTCTTTGTGGACATCGGCCCTGTATGGCAGGGCCATGAAGGCGACGCGGGTGATACCTTCGTCGTGGGCGATGATCCTGAAATGCATGCCTGTGCACAGGCTGCTCGTGCGCTATGGCACGAGGTTGCCGAACACTGGCGGCTCCATAAGACCAGCGGCCAAGCCCTGTATGCCTACGCAGCAGAGCGCGCAGAGGCCATGGGCTGGCGTCTGAATCAAGACATCAAGGGCCATCGGGTATGCGATTTTCCGCATGCCATTTACAAGGCGGGCAATCTAGGGGACTTCGGCCTGTGCCCCGCTACTGGCCTTTGGATCCTGGAGATCCAGATTGCTCATCCGTCACGCCCGTTTGGTGCGTTCTATGAAGACTTGCTTTCCGAAGATGAGCCGCGATGA
- a CDS encoding winged helix-turn-helix domain-containing protein — translation MQLLEAIAETGSISAAARQLDMSYRRAWLLVSEMNAALIEPAVSTAKGGSQGGGASLSSTGLLLIKHYRAMEAASRAAASTEIAALKRLLAP, via the coding sequence GTGCAACTGCTGGAGGCGATTGCCGAGACGGGCAGTATTTCGGCCGCAGCCCGACAGCTCGATATGTCTTATCGACGGGCGTGGCTGCTGGTGTCGGAGATGAATGCTGCGCTCATCGAGCCCGCGGTGAGCACGGCCAAAGGAGGCTCGCAAGGCGGTGGCGCGAGCCTCTCGTCCACTGGCCTCCTCCTGATCAAGCACTACCGCGCTATGGAAGCAGCTTCGCGGGCGGCCGCATCGACCGAGATCGCGGCATTGAAACGGCTGTTGGCGCCATGA